Below is a window of bacterium DNA.
ATAGGCGGCGGCTTGGATGAGCGATATATTATCAGATGTGGCTAAATAGGCGATACGCCCTTTTTCATAGGAATTGACGTGCAGTACTGGCATTTTGTCACCGTCAATCTCACCCATTATAAGCGTTTCACCCTGCTTCACATTTACTTCGTTAAATGCTTTCGCTTTAATCACAACAGGGAAGTGACCCGTTTCAATCACCCCAGTGCCCCGCAATTCAATATTGCCAGGATTGTCATGCCTCTTAATAAAGCTAACACCCATCTCCCTAGCAAGTGAAAAATCGCTTAATGGCTTGCCGTTCGCATCATATCGCAGCGCATCGCCGATAACAAGAAGCTGACCACCCTTCTCGACATAACCCTTCAGTGCCTCTAACTGTTCAGCCTGCAAGTTGCAGGTCTCAGGAAGTACCAGGAGCTTGTAGCTGGAGTAGTCATTACTTGGCAAGTCGAGGTTGCTGATGAACTGAGGCACTTGGCTTCGTCCAAGCCAAGCATAGGCAAGGTCTGACAACAAGTTAATATAAGGGGCGCGGTCGTATTGTGGATACCGATAGCGCGTTTGTTCGCAATACACCAAGCCCAAATAGGGCACAGGCTTTGTATCAACCAGATAAGGCTCAATCTCCTTGACCATCGAATAGAATGGACCGAGGTCGTTGTAGAACCAGGGCTTCTCGTGTTCTTCCGGCAAGATGGTCTTGTGGTCAACCGCAAATGGAGCATAAGAACGAGCGCCCAATGCCACTGACAAGCGGCGCTCCGGCGTTCGGATAAGATGCCCGACGATCGTGCCTTTAAGGTTCAAAACACCTGTGAGTATAAGCTGGAGAAATGGACTGCCCCCTTCACAATAGGACATATCCTGCACCCTTGCCACATCCATATCTGCTGGGCTATCGCCTAACCCAAATGCAAGATGGTTCTGCCATGTCTCCACATTTGGTTTAACGGCGCGGCAGGCATGGTGAAGGCGTAACACAACTCGGCTGATAGTAGCCTTCGCAAACTCATGCCATTGGGGGAAGTTGCTCTCATCGAAGACTGCCGGTATCTCTTCGCCAAACTGTTCCCAATAGGCTTTCTTGCAGTATTCACACCGACACTTCTTAGGCTGGCTCAGAATATCCCAGCGTAATGCATCCACAGGAAACCTGCGAAGCACTTCCTCTGAATAGGCGGTCACCAGGTCGATATAGGGTGAATTTGAGCATATCGGCCCGCCGAAAGTGCTTTCCCAAAAGCCTTCCCCTGGGTTAGCATATTCAGGGTGTTCGTCAGCATACTTCTGATTGCAACCGATCGTGACATACCCCAGCGCCGCAATATCGCGCTTATGAAGCTCTTCGATGCACTCTCCAAACCAGTCCATCTTTCCAAGGGTAGGAAACTTATCTCCGAATTCGGAGTCATAGGTCGTAAATCCCTGATGAGGCACTGCCAGCAGCAGCACCGCGTCCAAATTAATTGCCTTGGCAAACTCAGCGATCTCCACTGGGCTAGACTGGGTAAAGTACTCATCCATCCGAGCCTTGAAGAACTGTGTCTGCCAGTTAAAATCAAGACACAACTGCCGAAAGCAATTAGAAGCCCCTTTCGGCACATACTCCGCCACTGCTTTTAAGTCCATCAACTACTCCTTATCGGAAACCTCACTCCCTACTACATAGACCCCTCTCCGTGACACGGAGAGGGGTAAG
It encodes the following:
- a CDS encoding family 10 glycosylhydrolase: MDLKAVAEYVPKGASNCFRQLCLDFNWQTQFFKARMDEYFTQSSPVEIAEFAKAINLDAVLLLAVPHQGFTTYDSEFGDKFPTLGKMDWFGECIEELHKRDIAALGYVTIGCNQKYADEHPEYANPGEGFWESTFGGPICSNSPYIDLVTAYSEEVLRRFPVDALRWDILSQPKKCRCEYCKKAYWEQFGEEIPAVFDESNFPQWHEFAKATISRVVLRLHHACRAVKPNVETWQNHLAFGLGDSPADMDVARVQDMSYCEGGSPFLQLILTGVLNLKGTIVGHLIRTPERRLSVALGARSYAPFAVDHKTILPEEHEKPWFYNDLGPFYSMVKEIEPYLVDTKPVPYLGLVYCEQTRYRYPQYDRAPYINLLSDLAYAWLGRSQVPQFISNLDLPSNDYSSYKLLVLPETCNLQAEQLEALKGYVEKGGQLLVIGDALRYDANGKPLSDFSLAREMGVSFIKRHDNPGNIELRGTGVIETGHFPVVIKAKAFNEVNVKQGETLIMGEIDGDKMPVLHVNSYEKGRIAYLATSDNISLIQAAAYSLIGHLQMKTSENKQAVVTRQEKEGRWILHLIDDGDMTVQLDSRYCSASQVVGQYPSGWSYQAEMTPLGLKIKAGDDSKDRLLVLK